Proteins from a single region of Macrotis lagotis isolate mMagLag1 chromosome 2, bilby.v1.9.chrom.fasta, whole genome shotgun sequence:
- the MEIOC gene encoding meiosis-specific coiled-coil domain-containing protein MEIOC: MEPKVAFRGGANRCWNINADTSSRLTDVFNSVMLTGSTSFYDCYKSQSEDNVDLRQTYTPLSSSTEYSSSVDSSLFYAPWSTYGDDMKQPTNSQINVKNRIQTERNDYGSETDLYGLVSNILEEQDKSQPYFAEGTCSSNLKSVWPVNTSRFADHHDLLSETKRPVDTAISQQAFYSGESVSAVEKQYLHSSNLTPQQKIDELYHGFTSLDLEEQWMYPSRSDHSNCYNIQTNDTAKTTFQEYPFIKNCFTPQAGLSDIMKESGIDTYPYGRDKICAKGLEAPLQQKRAEMFLSQFNRYNENADYCRYQEYSHPNKAKLNKCSNFSVQDNKKLANGTPETPAVETDTYAKLFQVKPTNQKKMEETIQDQQNFTFSKTTPHITEKQFAKEAAFTADFGLKSEYGLKSHTACPGNNDFASVSEKAQFSKPEPQNSEYFKSVNLLSNSATTSGGINISRPTWMNVQTKNSTPVPYRNQGNLMKLNSHLSATSKGGNHSSDFPQLSSANLTQNSNLFQKYCQENPSAFSSFDFSYNSTERIQSVNHMEGLTKTGEESLFESVTDKKIKQPNGFCDNYSAQQYGIIENVNKHNFQAKPQSGHYDPEEGQKHLDGLSQSTYQDLLESQSHYNSHRQGSGDNNIVNNRVNRTQASCFSNNYMMGDLRHNQSFQQLGSNGFPLRSTHPFGHSVVPLLDSYDLFSYDDLSHLYPYFNDMIYGDNSFSGFVPTFGFQRPIKTRSGPASELHIRLEECYEQWRALEKERKKTELALAKNYPGKKVSSTNNTPIPRLTSNPSRVDRLIVDELREQARVVTLLGKMERLRSSPLHANISTALDRHLESIHIVQSRRKDEIVNASNRQRQGVPRCQDDRDVFALASAIKEMCVATRKARTTLWCALQMTLPKTASTAGQADVEKALQDIVNCEDKIHESINSSNPMNQRGETNKH; this comes from the exons ATGGAG CCTAAAGTCGCTTTCCGTGGAGGTGCGAATCGCTGCTGGAACATTAATGCAGATACCAGCAGCCGATTAACTGATGTATTCAACAGTGTGATGTTGACTGGCTCCACTTCCTTCTATGATTGCTACAAATCACAG AGTGAAGACAATGTAGATTTACGGCAGACATATACTCCACTTTCTTCATCCACAGAATATTCAAGTTCTGTTGATTCTTCCCTTTTCTATGCACCATGGTCAACATATGGAGATGATATGAAGCAACCTACTAATTCTCAAATCAATGTAAAGAACAG GATTCAAACTGAAAGAAATGACTATGGCAGTGAAACAGACTTATATGGACTTGTGTCTAACATTTTGGAAGAACAAGATAAGTCACAGCCATATTTTGCTGAGGG GACCTGCTCCTCCAACTTAAAGTCAGTTTGGCCTGTGAATACAAGCAGATTTGCAGATCACCATGACCTCTTGTCAGAAACTAAAAGGCCAGTAGATACAGCCATCTCTCAACAAGCTTTTTATAGTGGCGAATCTGTCTCAGCAGTGGAAAAGCAGTACCTGCACAGTAGTAATCTCACACCACAACAGAAAATAGATGAACTTTATCATGGATTTACTAGCTTAGACCTTGAAGAGCAATGGATGTACCCCTCACGAAGTGATCATTCCAACTGTTATAATATTCAGACAAATGATACCGCTAAGACAACATTCCAAGAATATCCATTTATCAAAAACTGTTTTACACCACAAGCTGGCCTGTCTGATATCATGAAAGAATCAGGGATTGATACTTACCCTTATGGAAGAGATAAAATATGTGCCAAAGGACTTGAGGCACCATTACAGCAAAAAAGGGCAGAGATGTTTCTTTCGCAGTTCAATAGATACAATGAAAATGCAGATTACTGTAGATATCAAGAATATTCTCATCCCAATAAAGCTAAGctaaataaatgttcaaattTTAGTGTtcaagataataaaaaattagCCAATGGAACACCTGAGACACCAGCTGTAGAAACGGACACCTACGCTAAATTATTTCAAGTTAAACcaacaaatcagaaaaaaatggaggagACTATACAAGACCAACAAAATTTCACGTTTTCAAAGACTACACCACATATAACAGAAAAGCAGTTTGCAAAGGAAGCAGCATTCACTGCTGATTTTGGGTTAAAATCAGAATATGGACTAAAATCTCACACAGCTTGCCCAGGTAATAATGATTTTGCCAGCGTCTCAGAAAAGGCACAGTTTTCAAAACCTGAGCCCCAGAATTCTGAATATTTTAAATCAGTGAATTTATTATCTAACTCGGCAACAACTTCAGGAGGTATCAATATAAGTAGGCCAACTTGGATGAATGTTCAAACAAAAAACAGCACTCCTGTGCCATATCGAAATCAAGGTAACTTGATGAAACTGAATAGCCATTTAAGTGCAACTTCAAAAGGTGGTAACCATTCTTCAGATTTTCCCCAATTATCATCTGCAAATTTAACCCAAAACAGTAATTTGTTTCAGAaatattgccaagaaaatccttcAGCATTTTCTAGTTTTGATTTCAGTTACAATAGTACAGAAAGAATTCAGTCTGTCAATCATATGGAAGGACTGACCAAGACTGGGGAAGAAAGTCTCTTTGAATCAgttacagataaaaaaataaagcagccAAATGGATTTTGTGATAACTATTCAGCTCAGCAGTATGGGATCATTGAAAATGTGAACAAGCATAATTTTCAAGCTAAGCCCCAAAGTGGACATTATGATCCTGAGGAAGGACAGAAGCATTTAGATGGTTTATCTCAAAGTACATATCAAGATCTGTTGGAGTCACAAAGTCACTATAATAGCCACAGACAGGGAAGTGGAGACAACAATATTGTTAATAACCGTGTGAATCGTACGCAAGCCTCATGCTTTTCTAATAATTACATGATGGGAGACTTAAGGCATAATCAGAGTTTTCAGCAACTTGGTTCAAATGGATTTCCCTTGCGATCTACCCATCCATTTGGCCATTCTGTCGTTCCGCTATTGGATTcctatgatttgttttcttaCGATGATTTAAGTCACTTGTATCCTTATTTCAATGATATGATATATGGTGACAATTCCTTTTCTGGTTTTGTGCCAACCTTTGGATTTCAAAGACCAATTAAAACTCGAAGTGGACCAGCAAGTGAACTTCACATTCGTCTAGAAGAGTGCTATGAACAGTGGAGAGCattagaaaaggagagaaaaaag ACTGAATTGGCTCTTGCCAAGAACTATCCAGGAAAAAAAGTTTCCAGTACTAATAACACTCCAATTCCAAGGCTAACCTCTAACCCATCACGAGTTGATCGTCTGATTGTGGATGAACTACGAGAACAAGCCAGG GTTGTGACTTTACTTGGCAAAATGGAACGTCTTCGCAGTTCTCCCCTTCATGCCAATATTTCTACAGCTCTTGATAGACACTTGGAGTCTATCCACATTGTACAGTCACGTAGAAAGGATGAAATTGTAAATGCTTCAAATCGGCAAAGACAAGGAGTTCCTAGATGCCAAGATGACAGAG atgtgtTTGCCCTTGCTTCAGCAATTAAAGAGATGTGTGTGGCTACTCGGAAAGCACGCACAACCCTGTGGTGTGCACTGCAGATGACCTTGCCCAAAACCGCCAGTACTGCTGGCCAAGCAGATGTGGAGAAGGCTTTGCAGGATATAGTAAACTGTGAAGATAAAATCCATGAAAGTATAAATAGCAGCAATCCTATGAACCAGAGAGgtgaaacaaacaaacattaa